The following is a genomic window from Gemmatimonadota bacterium.
GTCTGGTTCGCGTTGCAGGCGAAGATCACCGCGTCGAACGTCTCCTCCACGCCGTCGGCGTCCTCGACCACGACGCAGGCCTCCCGGCGGAGCACTTTTCGCACCGGTCGGTTGAGGTAAATCCTGTCCCGGAATCCGGCCGTCAGGTGCTCATAGATTCGGCGCGTGCCCTGGTCCCAGGTCTGCATGGGCGTTGCGCGTTCGATGTTGAAAAACTCCAGGTATCTCGCAAAAAGGGCCGCTGGCATGTCGAACACGTTCGTGGCCATCAGGAAATTGACGAACATGGGTTTCAGGATCTTGTATCTGAAGTCTCCGGAGAACCCGCCCAGGTTGAGCACCGTCCGCATCGTGATGTAATTGAACGGGTTGAGGGCGTTCATCAGCCTCGACCGGGACCGGGTCAGCCGGCCAAACCGGTGCAGACGCTTCAGGACCCGTTGAAACCGGGCTATTTCGGGCTGCAACTGTCGCCGGATGTCCGAGTCGTAGTCGTGGGCGTACACCCGGCCGTGGTATTTCACGCTGTAGTTGAAACGGATATCGAACAGTTCGATGCCGAACCGACGCATCAATAGCAGGAAGTGATGATAAACCGAAGGGATCAGCGCGGTGACGGATATGTCGAAAGGTATGGTGCCGCCGTCATCCTGCGGCATGTCGGCGGTAATCGCGTTCCCGCCCACCTGGTCCCGGGCCTCGTACAGCCGGAAGTCAAACCGGTCCGGGTGGTGATGCAGCGCCCATGCGGCCCCGAGCCCGGATACCCCGCCGCCGATGATGGCGATGCGCTTCGGTTTCGTGTCTTCCCGGCCGGTTGCCATAATCCCCGCATCCTCTCAATGGTTGCATCCAAGACAGGGCGATCTGGTCCTGTCACGTCCCGTCAGGTCCCATCAGTTCGCCGGTTTCCGGCCCTTCGCGCAGCGGTAGTGTGCGTCCGCCCTTTCCGGGCTGACAAGCCCGTTCCGGACATCTTCCTCCACCTTCGCTCCATTCCGCTGGGACGGCTCGCCCCAGCCGCCTCCGCCGGGCGTCTCGATCCGCAGGATCTCGTTCCGGTACAGTTCGGTATGGGCTTTGGTAGGGATCTCTCTTTCGCACCCTTCAGTGTCGATCACGTAACAGTGGGCCCCCGTGGCGTTTCCGCCGCCTTCGAGTCCCCAGGGCGTGAACTTGCGGCGGTCGGAACCCAGTGTGATGATTGTGCGTTCGCCGAGGCACTTCAGTTCCCGCATCATCCCGCACCCGCCGCGCTGGCGTCCCGGTCCCTCGGTGTCCGGGATCAGGCCGTACCGCTCGACCCGGAGCGGATAGGTGCGTTCCATGATCTCGACCGGCGCGTTCCGGGTGTTGGTGAGGTGGGTGTGCACGCCGTCCTCGCCGTCGAGGTCGGACATGGCGCCCTGTCCGCCCGCGTAGGTTTCCACGTAGTTGTAGTAATCGCCCGTGCCGGGATCGATCCCGCCGATGTTGACCAGGTTCATTTCCCCGCTGCAGGCTGCGCAGACTCGGTCGGGCGCGGCCTGGTACAGCGCGCCCATGAGCACGTCCACGACCCGCTGGTCCGTCAGGATGTTGGCGTTCCCGATGGCCGCCGGGTAGTTGGCCTGGAGGATGGAGCCCTCGGGCGCGTAGATGTCCAGCGGCCGGTACGCTCCGGCGCAGGCCGGCAGGTCCGGATCGATCACCGCCTTGCACACGTAGCTGATACAGGAAGCGGCCGCCGGCAGCCGCGCGTTCAGCGGACCCAGGACCTGGTCGCTGCACCCCGAGAAGTCCGCGCGCAGTTCGTCTCCGGATATGGTCAGCGTGACCGCGATCTTCACCGGTTCGCCGGTAACGCCGTCGTCGTCCAGGTAGTCTTCGAATGCGTACTCGCCGTCGGGCAGTGAACGGATGCCCGTCCGCATCCGTCGTTCGGCGTAGTCCTGGATTTCGTCCATGTAGCGAACGACTTCATCGGGCGACTCCCGGGACATGAGGTCGCTCACCCGCTGCTGGCCGATCTGGGCGCAGGCGAACTGCGCCATGAGGTCGCCTCGCACCTCGTACTGCGTCCGCACGTTCTGGTTGATCAGCCGGTAGATCTCTTCGTCGAGCCGTCCCCCCTTGAAAACGGGCAGGGGCGGGATCTGCAGGCCCTCCTGGTAGATCTCCGTCACCCCGAAGGGCATGCTTCCGGGCGCGAACCCGCCCATGTCCACGTGATGGGCGGTCGATGCTGCCAGCGCGACCGGGCGATGCTCATGAAAAATGGCGGATACCAGGGAAACATCCGGCAGATGCCCCGGCCCCGCGGGATAGGGCAGGTTCGTGATGTAGACGTCGCCGGGCTTCATGGCCGAAACCGGATAGACTTCAAGAATGGACCTTACCACCCCGGGCATCACGCCCAGGTGCAGGGGGACGCCCGACTCGGCCTGCGCCAGGATCTCCCCGGAGGGTTGCACGATGGCCGCGGAGCAGTCGCGCCGGTCCTTGATATTGGTGGAGTAGCTGGTGCGGATCAGGGCGGCGCACATTTCTTCCGCAATGCCGGTCCACCGGTTGCGCATCAGTTCCAGGGTAATGGGGTCGGTCTTCATGCCGTATCCAGCCTGGTTATGGTGATCTGTTCCCATTCGTCGACCCATGCGGTCTGCCCGGGTCCGATCAGCGTTGTGGAATCGAGCTGTTCGACGATGGCCGGACCGTCGATCCGCTGTCCGGGAAGCAAGCCGGTCCTGCCGAATACCGGCGTGTCCATCCAGTCGCCAGCGAAGTAGACCGGGCGGGTGGCGAAGGGCGCGGTCCGATCGGATACGCCCCGATCCGCCAGCTTCCTGCGGTCATCCGAAATGGGCAATTCCGCGGAAACCCACACGTTGACGAGTTGAACGCGCTGGTCCATCCGCGCGTATCCGTACTGCCGCTCGTGTTCGGTATGAAAGGCCGTTTCGAGCAAGGCCAGGTCGACGGCGCCCTCGGGCAGGTCGATGGGAATGTCGTAGCCCTGTCCTGAATAACGCAGCCCCACGCGCCGGCTGATGACGGGATCGCTACCCTCCGAGGAGGTGGCCAGATCGTCTATCGCCTGCCCCGTCAGGTTGACCAGCATCTCTTCGAATTCCGCCACGCCAAGTCGATCCAGCAGTTCCACGTGGGTCTGGATCCGGTCCGTCCGCAGGTTGGAGAATACCAGGCCCTCGGCGGAGGCGACCCCGGGTGCGAGCGGGATGACCACGTCGCGTATCCCCAGTTCCAAGGCGAGTTCAACGCCGTGAAGTGGCCCCGCGCCGCCGAAGGGTACCAGGGTGAAAAGACGCGGATCGTACCCGCGCTCCACGGTGAGCTTGCGGATGGCCGCCGTCATTGAAGCGTTGATCACGCGTATGATCCCTTCGGCGGCCTCCTCGACCGTGCAGCCCAAGTGGGCGGAGATCTTCTCCTCGATCGCACGTTGCGCGGCCGCCGGGTCCAGGGTGATGGCACCCCCCAGCAGGCTGTCCGTGGAAAGCCGGCCCAGGACCAGGTTCGCGTCCGTTACGGTGGGTTCGGTACCGCCGGCCCGGTAGCAGGCGGGACCCGGTGCGGCCCCCGCGGACTGCGGACCCACCCGCAATGCGCCGCCCGAATCGATCCACGCGATGCTTCCGCCCCCCGCGCCGATCGTGTGGATGTCCATCATGGGCGCTTTCAGGGCGAGGCCGTCGATTTCCGCGTTCTTCGCGAAGGCGATGGTGCCTTCGTGAATCATGGCCACGTCGAAACTCGTACCGCCCATGTCGGCCGTGATCACATTGGGCCGGCCGAGCCGCCGGCCGATCTCGTCTCCGGCCACCACACCGCCGGCGGGTCCGGACAGTATCGTATGCACACAGTGATCCGCGGCGTCCCGGGCCGAGGTGACGCCACCGTTGGATTTCATGACGTAGAGCGGCGCTTCAATGGCGGCGTCCACGAGCGCGCCGTTCACACGGTTGAGGTAGTTCGTCATGACCGGTTGCACGTAAGCGTTCATGGCACAGGTGCTGAACCGTTCGTATTCGCCCTCTTCGCGGCTCATGTCGGAGGAAAGGCAGATCGTGGCGTCCGGCAGTTCATGCCGCAGCACATCGCCGACCGACCGCTCGTGGCCGGGATCGACGTGGCTGTGGAGGAATCCGATGCCGATCGCTTCGATGCCTTCCTTCCTGAGCGCTTCGATCAGATCGTTCAGCCGGTCCTGGTCGACGGGCAGGGATTCCGAACCGTCGTGCAGCGTTCGTTCCGGCAGCTCGAACCGCAGGGATCGAGGTACGAGGGCCGGCGTCCGGCGAACACGCATGTTGTACAGGTGGGGTCGGTCCTGCCGCTGAATGTGGAGCACGTCCCGGAAACCTTCGGTTGTGATGAAAGCGGTTCGGGCGCCCGTTCGCTGGAGTATGGTGTTGGTGGCCACCGTGGTGCCGTGGATCAGGAACCGGATGTCCGCGCGGGCAAATCCGGACTGTGAGACGAGTTCCCTGACGCCTTCCACCAGTGCCCGGCTCGGATCGGCCGGCGTACTCGGTACCTTGTGGAATACCAGGCGGCCCGTGTCGGGGTCGGACAGGACGAGATCGGTAAACGTGCCGCCCGTGTCTATGGCGATGCGAACGCTCATGGCGGGTCAGACGGTGTTCTCGTCCAATGGGAAGTCGATGCGTACGTTGCCGTGCTTCTGCGAAGCGAGAAACCCCAGGATGATCTCCAGGGTATTCCGGGCCGCGCGCGGCGGAGATACCGTCTCGCCGCCGTTTTCCATGACATGGACGAGGTCCCGGATGGCTGCCGCGGAGTAGTAGTGGGTCGGGCCCTTGGGGGTGATGGTCTGGATGCCGCTCCCCGTGTCGAGTTCGTAGTGGTCCTCATGGACGAACATCCATCCGCCGGTGCCGTCGAGCTGGTAACCGCCCCGGCATTCCCTGCCTTTCGAACCGTTGTAGAAGGCCCGCACGCCGTTCTTGAAATGGATGAAGCCGGAGCAACCGGGCTCCAGGTCCGCGTTCCTGCCGCCGTCGCCCCGGTAGGGCCAGTAGTCCTCGTAGCCTTCGTCGAGCTCGGCGAATACCCATTCGGGAACCGAGCCCGCGAGATAGCAGGTCATGTCGATCATGTGGGTACCGTTTCGGAAGAGAATGGCCCGCGGGCCGCCAAAGTTGAGTACGATTCGTTGCAGCTCGCCGATTACGCCTTCGTCGAGCAGCTTCCTGACTTCCCGGTACACCGGTCCCCACCGCCTGGTGTGGTTGATGGTCATGGGCACGTTCCGGCTTTCCACCGCGGCGATCATGCGGTCGGCGTCCGCGAGGGAGGTCGCGATCGGTTTTTCGCAGTAAATCCCCCGGACGCCCGCCGCGACGCCGTCCACGACGATGTCCGCGTGGCGGTGGTCCGACGTCACTACGCTCAGGATATCGGGCCTGCAGGCTTCCAGCATCTCCCGGTAGTCCGTGAATCCTCTCAGGCCCGGAAAGGTACCCGACCAATCCCTGAGGGTGTCCTGCAGGAGGTCTTCTTTCAGGTCACAGACGCCGACTACCTCGGTAAACGGCAGGAGGGCATAGGCGGGCACGTGGCGGTTGGGCATTTCATGGCCCATCCCGTGGTCGCCGTCGGCCGGGGGGCTTCCCGCCCCGATGCCGCTCAAGCCCACCACGCAGGCCCTGTAGGTCCGTTCGTCAGCCATGGCTGTCCTTTCTGAGGTTGGGTGTGTCTACCTGTCCTTCCAGCGCGCGACCTGTGCTTCATCAAGGGTGACGCCGAGTCCGGGGCCGTCGGGTACCTTCGCGGTGACCGGCCCGAGTTCCAGCGGCGTCTCGATCATATCGCCTTCGTGGTATAACGGTCCGAGCAGGTCTCCGGGATAGGTTTCGCTGTCGATAGCCTCCACGCTGGCCGCCACGTGGAGCATGGCCGCCGTGCCGATCCCCAGTTCGAGATTGCTGCCCATGTGACAACGCAGTCCCGCCGCGCGGGCCACATGCGAAATGCCCAGCGTCTGGCCGATGCCTCCGTTCTTCCCCGGATATACGCTGATGATGTCCGCGGACCGCCTGAGTACCGTCTGCATGGCGTCGTGTACGGTAAATACGCTCTCGTCGGCCATGATGGGGATGGTCGTGCCCGTGCGGATCAGGGCCGCTTCATCGTCGAACTGCGGCGCCGAGGGCTGCTCGGCAAAAAGGATGTCCAGGGGCTCCAGGAGACGCAGCATGCGGCGGGCCACCGCCGGCGGCCACCCGCAGTTCGCGTCGATGCTCATCCGGATGCCGGGACCGGCCAGGGCGCGGACCGCGCGGACGCGTTCGAGGTCCTCCCCGGGGTCCAGTCCGACCTTTACCTTGAGACATTGCACGCCCCACTGCAGGAACTTTTCCGCCAGTGCAACGGAAGCAGGCACGTCGAAGGCGCCGACCACCATCTTCATGGGGATCTCCTGCCGGACCTTGCCGCCCAGCAGCTGGTAGAGCGGAACGCCTGCGCGCTTCCCCGCCAGGTCCCACAACGCCATCTCCACGGCCGCCTTGGTAAAGGGGTTCAGCTTAATGACCTCGTCCATGACCCCGCAGAGCCGGTTCACGTCCGCCGGGTCCTCGCCCTTGAGCGCGGGGTCCACCAGGTCCCGTATCGCGGCGGCGCACGAGGCGGACGTTTCCCCGCTCCAGCGCGGCGCGACCGTGGCCTCTCCCAGTCCGGCCAACCCCTCGTCCGTGTGGATCCGGAGGATGACATAAGGGGAGACGATGTGTTCGCCATGGGCGGTTTTCGTGGTCATGCCCTGCTTGAGGGGGACTTCGATGGGGATGGTTTCGATGCGGGTGATCTTCATGTTCCGCTCCGTTTCCGGTTGGTCTTCAGCGCCCCGTCTACCGGAGCCAGTCGTCCCGGTGTTCGGCGACGAAATGGTCGTCGTTGAGATGGGGATAAGCTTTGTATACCCGGTTGATTTCCTCGTACTGACCGGGG
Proteins encoded in this region:
- a CDS encoding Gfo/Idh/MocA family oxidoreductase, producing the protein MADERTYRACVVGLSGIGAGSPPADGDHGMGHEMPNRHVPAYALLPFTEVVGVCDLKEDLLQDTLRDWSGTFPGLRGFTDYREMLEACRPDILSVVTSDHRHADIVVDGVAAGVRGIYCEKPIATSLADADRMIAAVESRNVPMTINHTRRWGPVYREVRKLLDEGVIGELQRIVLNFGGPRAILFRNGTHMIDMTCYLAGSVPEWVFAELDEGYEDYWPYRGDGGRNADLEPGCSGFIHFKNGVRAFYNGSKGRECRGGYQLDGTGGWMFVHEDHYELDTGSGIQTITPKGPTHYYSAAAIRDLVHVMENGGETVSPPRAARNTLEIILGFLASQKHGNVRIDFPLDENTV
- a CDS encoding mandelate racemase/muconate lactonizing protein encodes the protein MKITRIETIPIEVPLKQGMTTKTAHGEHIVSPYVILRIHTDEGLAGLGEATVAPRWSGETSASCAAAIRDLVDPALKGEDPADVNRLCGVMDEVIKLNPFTKAAVEMALWDLAGKRAGVPLYQLLGGKVRQEIPMKMVVGAFDVPASVALAEKFLQWGVQCLKVKVGLDPGEDLERVRAVRALAGPGIRMSIDANCGWPPAVARRMLRLLEPLDILFAEQPSAPQFDDEAALIRTGTTIPIMADESVFTVHDAMQTVLRRSADIISVYPGKNGGIGQTLGISHVARAAGLRCHMGSNLELGIGTAAMLHVAASVEAIDSETYPGDLLGPLYHEGDMIETPLELGPVTAKVPDGPGLGVTLDEAQVARWKDR
- a CDS encoding hydantoinase B/oxoprolinase family protein yields the protein MKTDPITLELMRNRWTGIAEEMCAALIRTSYSTNIKDRRDCSAAIVQPSGEILAQAESGVPLHLGVMPGVVRSILEVYPVSAMKPGDVYITNLPYPAGPGHLPDVSLVSAIFHEHRPVALAASTAHHVDMGGFAPGSMPFGVTEIYQEGLQIPPLPVFKGGRLDEEIYRLINQNVRTQYEVRGDLMAQFACAQIGQQRVSDLMSRESPDEVVRYMDEIQDYAERRMRTGIRSLPDGEYAFEDYLDDDGVTGEPVKIAVTLTISGDELRADFSGCSDQVLGPLNARLPAAASCISYVCKAVIDPDLPACAGAYRPLDIYAPEGSILQANYPAAIGNANILTDQRVVDVLMGALYQAAPDRVCAACSGEMNLVNIGGIDPGTGDYYNYVETYAGGQGAMSDLDGEDGVHTHLTNTRNAPVEIMERTYPLRVERYGLIPDTEGPGRQRGGCGMMRELKCLGERTIITLGSDRRKFTPWGLEGGGNATGAHCYVIDTEGCEREIPTKAHTELYRNEILRIETPGGGGWGEPSQRNGAKVEEDVRNGLVSPERADAHYRCAKGRKPAN
- a CDS encoding hydantoinase/oxoprolinase family protein, translating into MSVRIAIDTGGTFTDLVLSDPDTGRLVFHKVPSTPADPSRALVEGVRELVSQSGFARADIRFLIHGTTVATNTILQRTGARTAFITTEGFRDVLHIQRQDRPHLYNMRVRRTPALVPRSLRFELPERTLHDGSESLPVDQDRLNDLIEALRKEGIEAIGIGFLHSHVDPGHERSVGDVLRHELPDATICLSSDMSREEGEYERFSTCAMNAYVQPVMTNYLNRVNGALVDAAIEAPLYVMKSNGGVTSARDAADHCVHTILSGPAGGVVAGDEIGRRLGRPNVITADMGGTSFDVAMIHEGTIAFAKNAEIDGLALKAPMMDIHTIGAGGGSIAWIDSGGALRVGPQSAGAAPGPACYRAGGTEPTVTDANLVLGRLSTDSLLGGAITLDPAAAQRAIEEKISAHLGCTVEEAAEGIIRVINASMTAAIRKLTVERGYDPRLFTLVPFGGAGPLHGVELALELGIRDVVIPLAPGVASAEGLVFSNLRTDRIQTHVELLDRLGVAEFEEMLVNLTGQAIDDLATSSEGSDPVISRRVGLRYSGQGYDIPIDLPEGAVDLALLETAFHTEHERQYGYARMDQRVQLVNVWVSAELPISDDRRKLADRGVSDRTAPFATRPVYFAGDWMDTPVFGRTGLLPGQRIDGPAIVEQLDSTTLIGPGQTAWVDEWEQITITRLDTA
- a CDS encoding FAD-dependent oxidoreductase, encoding MATGREDTKPKRIAIIGGGVSGLGAAWALHHHPDRFDFRLYEARDQVGGNAITADMPQDDGGTIPFDISVTALIPSVYHHFLLLMRRFGIELFDIRFNYSVKYHGRVYAHDYDSDIRRQLQPEIARFQRVLKRLHRFGRLTRSRSRLMNALNPFNYITMRTVLNLGGFSGDFRYKILKPMFVNFLMATNVFDMPAALFARYLEFFNIERATPMQTWDQGTRRIYEHLTAGFRDRIYLNRPVRKVLRREACVVVEDADGVEETFDAVIFACNANQT